The Pleuronectes platessa chromosome 22, fPlePla1.1, whole genome shotgun sequence region CGAGGTTTCATTCAGGATCATAACTGTATTTAAGTGTTGTTATAAATATGCAGTAACTGGAATGTGTTGCTTTATAAGGCAGAGGCAGAAAAAACTACTGATATCACGTCTTACTTTGAAACTTGTCCCCGAGCTCTGAATGGAGTCCACTGGGGGAAATGCAAATAAATGTGCGGAGATGGAAAAAATCCCAGTGTGGTCATTTGTGTCATGTGATGGAATCGGATGGAGAAACTTAACTGGTTGTGAAATTTGAGGTTAAAAATGGAGGTTTGGTGGATGTAAGTTTGATTTTCCATTTGAAATCCCAGAGTGACGCAGGGTGACGTGAGGCTGAAGGTCTCACGTCACGAGGCAGAAAGAGAAATGACTCAGTTTCCTGTTGTGTGCAGTTAAATATGATCAGTTTCAGTGGTTGGAGACGTGTCCTGCAGGCGCCGTGTTCTGTCTGTggactaaataaagatggacgacgcgtctccacctcctcccactgaaGCAAAGTCATCTCCGAGGTCATTTAGAGTCAGAGTCTGTGGAGTCAGGGTGTCCACGTCCCACTGAGACGagcactcgaccaatcgtgagtcaatCAAGTCGACTCACCAAGTTTAttttagcatcaaataactaattatttactttttagtttagtCTCATCTGCaagcctggaggaggaggggtatatgatctatactgcagccagccactagggggcgatccagatgttttagcTTCACTTAAAAGGAGCTGTCACGTCCTCAcatcacaataacacaaacataatttttcataattaaaacaacagttttctcctcctttttaatttccattaacctttttaaaatgtgtttttaagagAAAAGTCCAGTGGAAAAACAGATGGTGTCTCCTCcgctctctttgtgtgtctgacgAGTAAAACTACACAAGTGTCgtccaaaaaacaacaacacacattttattGTACATGAGTCAAAAAACTGGAGTATCTCGGGATCTAAGTACCTCGTTCACAATAACCTTCGTTCAACATTCAAAACACTTTTCTGGACAAAGTGGAATTAATAAATTATGACGAGGAACCACGAGTTTATTACAAACACGTTTTCTCTGGATAAACAGCTCGAAGGTGAGTTCAGGTTCAAACCGGGGATTCTTCAGGTGattcattttattctttttaaaccTAAAGGTGATTGAAATGATGGAGTTCTAATTGATTCCTTCGTGGATTTTAGATTTGGTTGTAAAgagtctttgtttttcttcttcgcCTCAAACACAGAAGTTTTTCTGAAAGATATCCGTGTCTTATTTgagttttgtttaaaaatgcagAGATAAGTGCATCAAATATCCCTTCACAGTTGTgtttgtaacccccccccccccccccccccgggtaaTGCTCCTCATCACAGTCATGTTCGTGGATGCAGTCGAGCTCTGGGACATTCGGTGTCTGAAGTTTAGTTGTAGTTGCAGTGAAGTGCTTGTTCGTGACCGAGCGGCTGGTTTGTAGGTAGTAGGTTGTCGGTGTGGAGgttagaggtcagaggtcagcgtgCTGCCATGCGATTGACCCCCGGGTTGACGAAGGAGAAGTTCTGGAACATGGTCTGGTCCACGCTGTTGATCAGAGTCCGGTCGGCACACGACAGACGAGGCTTCTCGTTGATGAACTCCTTGTCGAAGTTGCTGCAGTCGCTGGGAGACGACTGGGAAGAAGAAGATATTTATTAAACATCTCTATCTGTATTTTAGTCGAGctctaattaatttaaaatacttCCAACACATGGTTAGGTCTTGTGCCCTGCTGTACTTACTATGGTCGGCCTGAAGGGCGGCGCCACCTGCCGCTGCTCCAGGGCGTCCCAGTCGGTGGTGCGGAAGAAGTCGTGCTCCCTGATGTTTCCCTTCACTCCGAGCCGCTCCTCAGGTTCTCtgacaaacagctgcagcacaaacatCTGGAGTTACACTTCAGAGCCATGCTTCTGTTGCTGATCActtattcaaatgtttaaattaatttataaaattAGAAACAAACCTGCAGATTAAAATATACCAAAGCCCAAAGCTTTTATTAAATTACTTTACCCAACTaagcaaaatatatttaattaactAATATATGTGACAAAGATAATCTTGTAACTGTTATGTCACTTAACTGATTATCAAAAAAATTATTGCAGATACATTTTCTTTCTACTTGCTTAAACTGCCAATTTCAGATTTCACTGATTCCAtttgctgctcacataaattatatgtatctgtttgtgtgtgtatatgtacgtACGGTATGTATTATTACTATTGAAGTAAATATATACTTAACTAAGTATACAgccatatatttatttagtaatttattaattaacttgacaaaatataaacattgACATTTCCAGGTGAAAGAATTCAAACAGCTTTTCACTTACACAAAACCTGAATCATAGAATTACTGCGTCAAGGGAATAATGAATTCCCCTGATACTGAGAATCATACAgccgacacacagacacccacacatgcaaacacacacacacccacacacactctctgaccTTGACCAGAATGTCCTTGGAGTCCTTGTGGAGGCTGCAGGGATACACAGGGTTGTCCGTGCGGATGCTCTGGAACAGCTCCTCCTCGTCGCGGCCGTGGAACGGAGAGTGACCGATGAGCATCTCGTAGAGCAGCACGCCGAACGACCACCAGTCCACCGCGCTGTTGTACTTCTGCCCCAACAGGATCTgatccacacacagagaaaccatCTGACCAGGTGCCTTACAGCTGATTGTGAAGTCACGTGAAGTGATGACAGTCTGAGGTGGAGTATGAAGTGTGGTCACCTCGGGGGCGATGTAGTCGGGCGTCCCACAGAAGGTGGAGGTCCTCAGGTCGTCGTGCATGttctccttgcacatcccgaAGTCTGCGATCTTTATGTGACCCTCAGAGTCCAGCAGCACGTTGTCCAGCTTCAGGTCTCTGAGGACGCAGGCAGGCAGGAAGTCAGAAAACTGTGGGTCACTGATTTCAAATGTTTGTCTCCGGCTCCAGCTGAGACTCTACCTGTAGATGATTCCCTTCGAGTGGAGGAACTGGAGCCCACAGATGATCTCGGCTGCGTAGAAgctgcacagacaaacacagaagaagaggaggaaaacatcAAGTGGTTGTTTTATCTCCTCCCTCACGATCGTCTCTCTCCAAGAAGCTTCTGAACAGTTAAAAACTACAGTCATGCATCTTCATGTATTAAGTTAATCCTTGAGGTTGTTCACATACGTGGCTCTGTGCTGGTCAAACTTGCGGACGCTCTGGATGTGGAACATCAGATCTCCTCCGTTCAGATACTCCATCACGAAGAACAGGTTCTCCTGAGAACAAGAACCGAGAAACATCAGAGGCCGTGGAGAGAACGTCCCCTGCTCCCTCGTGTCCTCGTGCCTGGTCCTCACCTTGGTCTGGAAGGTGCAGTACAGGTGCGTGAGGAAGGGGTTCTCCCAGGCTAAACACAGAACCCTCCTCTCCACCATCGTGCACTCCACATCATCGTCCATCAGCACCACGTCCTTCTTCAGAGCCTTGACCGCGAAAAACTGCCCACTCTTCTTCAGCTCGGCCAGAAACACCTGGAACACAAAGAGAACCTCAGGACAATCTGTGGTTTTCTGTGGAAACTGGCTGGGATCagtttatatattatttcttGTGACCATTAGAAAGATTCTTAAAGCTTCACAACATAATCAAAGCCGTGTTAATCGTTGTTGGATGAATTCCGGTACCTTTCCGAAGCTGCCCTTCCCGAGCATCTTGTGCAGGACGAAGTCTTCCACGGTGAACTTGGGGTGGTGGTCCTTCCTCGGGACGGCGTACAGTGGCTCCTCCTCTTGTCTCGACGCCTCAGCGAGCGACCCGCTGTCGTCTGTGGGTCCGTCCCACGAGATGCCCAGCACCTCTGCCAGAGGGGAGCAggtcagaaaacacacatgtgcacgtTGTTGAAGAATTAAGGGGAAATGAACGTGTGAGATGAAAAGGAAGATGTCAGAGTTTGTTTACCTTTGTTTGCAGGAGATGGTTTGGCCGGTAATCCCATAATCAACCCCGACGGAGCTCGGACTATTCCTGCCTGGCCGACGCCCACTGGACCTTCTCGACCAATGATCTCATTGTCTTTGGTGCTTCGGgcctgaaggtcaaaggtcaaacagaCGTGATCCAACATGTCGATCACATCACGTCTCTCCCgaggtgtttttattattttacctgCTGAATGCTCTCGATGTTGGCCAGAGCTTCAGCCATCAGCTTCTGGTTGACGCCACAGAGGTTGGCCACTTTCGACTGACACTTGTGATGAACGTTCATGCTGCACTCTgcaccagaagaagaagacaccattttgaaatataatgttttataaTCTGATTTGCTCATAGACATGAAGAGGAGTTGAATCAAATACTTGAGATATCATCCTCTAGTTTAGAATAGGGGGAATATAACAATTTCTTGTCACCAGGGAATAATAATGTTCACATTTCCCTCACTGCAGCAGGGAAACACTTtctctcaggctcctcctcaCAAAGCAATGCGTTAAACTTTAATCTACACAACACGAGTCCAGTATCTGACATCAACACAATGCACAAATCTACAGAATCATAAAGCTCCCGCCTCTCACCCTCACATTTGAGCCCCTGCCTGGCGAGTCCCCACAGCAGCGTCCCACAGTGTTCACAGAAGGTGGGACTCTTGTAGTTGTGGACTCTGAACCTGTGCGGCATGTCGATCTTGAATCGCTCCTTGTGGATctgaagagagacacacaacatcacacagCTGAACTCTGAGGCCTGGGGTAGAAACACATGGTTTAtccaaacagcagctggaaGGTTGTTGTGTCTAATGTCTGATACAACACACGGAGGAAGTGTTGGACTTGGATGAAGAGCAATGCATCCTGGGAACCTGAGTTGTTACACCTGCTGTATATGAGACTGCCCACTCACCATCGTTTCTTTGCTGTTTATGGCGGAACCCGTACATTTGGCGATAATCTTGTCGATGCACTTTTTGTGTATCGCTGCGTTGCATTCTGAAAGACACAAGAGACGAGCGGGTGAGACACGTGGGGGAAGGAACTAGAAGCAAATCGTTAGAATTCCTCCTGAGACTTACGTCTGCACTGGTAGCCCTGTTTGTTCAGACCCCTGCGGTGCAGACAAACCGATTAGACGGAGAAAATTCTGTGATACACATTTGATTTGAATGACTGATCTCAGGTCTGTCGCGTACCAAACAAACTCTTTGCAGACGGAGCAGAAGGTCGGCTGAGGGAAGAAGGTGGCGCTGAACTCGTGGCATTTCACCACGTGGACCTTGGCCTGTTTGATGGCCCCGCGCCGCTGATGGAGGGCGAACAAGCCGTCTCTCTCCGGCTCCGACTCCGGGTCTCCCTCCGTCTGACCCGCGGCGTCTGGAACACAGAGGTCAGTCAAGGTCAAGTCAGCCGCTCGGCCACCTGTCGTCCTGAGAGGTGGATTCCCTAATGGGCCGGGGTCTAAATATAGAATCGTGAGATGGATTCTTCTCCGGCCTCGGCGTCAGAGAAGAGGatccaaaacaaaacactaaacccccggagcagagcagagggtccacacttttatttttagtttgagAAAATGTAATTAGGCCGAGAGGATTAAAGACACAGGATACAGGACTGAGCAGAACATGTGGATTGTTTTACGCCTTTATCAtcactttgacttttattttgataatatttaaaccaaaactACATTTAAAGTACTCTCTCAAAAAGGTAGTTCGGTCaaattaaagtatttaaagaGTAAAATGTGGGAAATTAaggtttcaaataaaaaatggaagCTTGAACTGCTTGACTTTGGGCTGCATGTGGAAATTatgcattttcatgtttttggAAACTGAAACTATTGTTTTGAGTAAATTCTGAGAAGACAAACCACAAAGTTCACTGAGCGTTAGAAATAAGACAAACTGTTCTTTTCTTAAGACGACCGTCCACCCTTTTAATTTCACATCCTATAATCTTTCATTTCCACTTTCGGTTTCGCACATTTTGCTTTTGCCACTGATTTTTCTTTTGATGGTAGTTTCAGCTTCTCTATTAGTatctgtgtgtgaacatgtgtctCAGTGAGTTGTGTAGTGGGAGGCAGTGGGTGGAGTCACGCTCTGCAGTGGGTGGAGCCACGCTctgcagggggcggagccactCACCGCTCTTCTCCAGGTAATATCTGGCCTCCATGAGCAGGCGGCCTTGAGGCTTCAGCTCCAACTGAAAccgagagaaacacaaactgtgaagCAAACGTTACAACTTGGAATGAAAAGGGGAAGTTTGTGGCTTCAGGCTGGTCACAGTttggcagcacagacacacacacagacacacacacacacacagacacacactcacccagaTCTCCAGCTTGCCGTTCTCCTTCTTGCAGCGCGTGGCCAGCGAGTCCAAAGCCACCGTGGCCTCGGACTTCAGCTCGGCCGTCCGGTCCTTCACCATCACGTTCATGATGCGCCCCCGGTGGATGTGGGCATCGAACGTGGTGTTCCACGGCGGGTACATGGTCGGCTTCTTCTGCTTGTACACTTGACCTTTCTCTGCGAAGAGAGAACGTCTCATTCACTCAGCGCTGAGGTTTCTCTATCACGTTTCATTTTCTGAAGCCCTCAGGGGGAGTTTAGGGATGAAACGGGGATTGAACCGACGACCTTATGGTTAATGGATGACCCGCTGTACCTCCTGATCCACAGCTGACCTATTCATAACTTCGCGGTTGTCACAGTCGTGTTTTAAAGATTCACATCATCAATATGAACAAATGGGCCTGTTAGTATTTGTGTGGAACATCTCAATCCGATGCATTTAACTCGTTGGGGTTCTATTAACGGAGACGGAGACGACTTCCTGCCGGGGACTCAAACCAACACCCGGAGTTAATCTGTACCAGAGTCTCACCGGGAGGATCAGAGGCTCTTTCCCAGCCTTCAGCTCCCATCATCAGCTCAACCCTCTCCCCGGTAGAACCTTTCATTTGTGGATTATTAGATATCTGACGGGTTGGAGCACCGGGACCATGTGACCCGGACAGATGTTCATCCCCCGGCCTTCATAATTGACATCTGCTCATTTTTCCCCCTACGCACCGACATCCTGTTTATCCACTTACATAACCGTCCTTCAACAATAAAAGCCCACTAAGCTTTCTGACTCACAAAGTGACCAGCGGCCTTCTCCATCACCGGCTCAGCACCGGACCGGCCAGCTGCCATCTGTCTCTGAAAATATTTACCCCTCATACACATCAgctacatctgtgtgtgtgtgtctttgtgtgtgtgtgtttccttgtgACGTTGTGCAGGCTGAGAGGTGACAGTTTTGGTGTCAGCCAGTTCCTGTGTTATTCTTTGAAACAGCAGCGGGGGGGCGTTTTAGACGTGAGGGCGTTCTCATTTacattttcctcttttgtgttttatcaCATGAGACTTTAAACCAGGAGCCGTTTAAGAGCTTCAAAGTTATTGTagttttcttgttgttgtgtttttttttgtgcgtcTCCAGTCACACAACGGAAAATAAAAGTCCTCAGCTGCTCTGCCTCATTTGAACAAGACTCTGAAAGTGGAAGTGAAGGCTCAGTGACGAGCTGTCAAACTGTTTCCCATCAACACAGGCTGGGATCTGTCTCATTAgcataacaaatacaaataggAAACACTTATAAAATCAGTAACAAAGGAGGTTTGTACGTGTGAGTCCTCGTGCACAGAGTTGTGTTCACTCTCCCTCGACCTCACTGTACTTTAGTTTCTGACCCTCGACCCACTTCTAGAGAGTTTATTCCAGAGATCTCCTCAGTCTGTGGCTCACTCGGGTCGAGAGCTCGTGGAATCAGGGACATTTGGACACTAAATACGTTGAATATTAATAAACCTGAATAAACTTCATGAGCTTCCTCCGGCTGGAAGCGTCAGGAGCAGAGAAGATATCAGAAGATGAACTCCGGACGATCTCAGCTGAAGAACTTAAAGTCTAATCTGGCAGAGACGGAATTATCTTTTATGGAGGATTTCAAACGGAAGCTGTTTATCAAAGTCTCAGATCAGCTTCTATTTGAATTCGGCGGcaatgagacaaaaaaaaatactgtttcaACCGCCACAGGAGTTTCTCACCATCAGACCAGAATTCAACAGCCTCAGGCCTGAGAGCAAAGTGTCATCAGGCCTGAAACCACTGGAGCTGAGTGTGATGTCGAACAATGTGctgacacgggggggggggggggggggggggacacacatcTCACACACCGTGAGGTCTCCAGTGTTTCCATTTAAATTCATCTGAGGTGAAGTCAAAATGAAACCGATCCAGTGAGTCAGTGTCGATGAAACATCAGACTTGTGGTTTCgtggaagaggaaaaagaatCACCAGTagcctcctctttcctcccagTGACACGGCTCCTCGCTCACgtccaccaccaccagtggtttaaacacagacagacgcagGACACAGATAAATGTCCGCTGCCCGTCTGTTATCACGCTGGGACGAGAACAGACGACCACAGAGAAGATCCTGAAGTCCGGCAGCGTTTGGGTTCTTTCCTCGTCAACAAGACAATATTTAAGGAAACATTTAAAGCTCTCATTTTGTGCATCTCATACAAAGTGAGGGTTCCACGTCTCTTTTGATAATAAAGAAAGTCCCGATGCAATTAActgtaatgatttaaaaacaaacaagtctTCTCGGACGAGGCAGACACGCCTGAATGTCGGTAATACGGTGCAGTGATGCTAAATTTAGATGCTAACTTCTAATTAGATTTATTTGTGCCAAAGAAAAATGTAGAGAAACTGGTTTGTAGCAGGCATTGTGGTTGATGTTGTTGATTCTGGTGCAGGCACAAGCAACAATGGACACGTGTGTAGTAAACTGAGATATTAATGGTTTTGAAAATCAACCCTTTTGGAAGTCGTTTGTTAAAAATCTCTGTTGCAGAGACTTTAAACGACTCACACAAGAAAATATCAGAATGGAAATAATGTGGAAATAGAAACCAACATGCAAACAGGCCTCATTCAGAAAGTGTGAGTTTAAATGAGCAGTAACTTCTGTGCAGCTTTCTGACATTTCCAAAAAATACTTCAATAATAAAGTGCAGCTGTAACCACTGAAACCACTGAGCACACATTCAGAAGTAGCACAGGTCGATAACCGGAGCAGCTGCTCACCTGTGTCGATGGCCTCCTTCATGTACACGGCACAGTACGGGCTCAGCACCTCCTCGTGGTACGCCAGGCCCGGGTCCATCTCGAAGCTGGAGAAGCCGATCCGCAGGAAGGGAGACATGTCTGCACACGAATCCTCAAAAAGTCCAAAGTAGAAACCTCCAGGTGGTTTTACTCTGTCTCTTTGCAAAGCGGCGTCAGGAGATGAGATTTCTCAGATTTAGTTCtgatgctgcagcagaggaggaggaggaggaggaggaggaggaggaggaggaggctgtttTTCACCCTTGATGCTTTACACAACCTGTGAGAGGaagcgatagagagagaggtttcATTACCTGTGACATCGTGACCACAAGAACTCGCTGTCAACTTTTCCCCTCAGCTCCTTTTAGACCGAATCAacaaactacacaaacacaactactGAAGATGTGTTGAAATAGAGAGGATggaaaaaaacagtttcacaCCAAAGCAAAGAGAACGAAGCAGCTTCAGAAAGTTAAAACCAAAAACCTCCAGGAGCCGTCACTGGGACTCGGAGCAGCTCGGCTCAAAGTCAGAGATCAACTGTGGAAATAACGATGGTCCTCACTGGTGCTGCCGGGACTGCAGCAGCTTGGATGTCAGAGTGCTGGTGACGGTCGATGGGATATTTGAGGcctgggggggtgtgtgtgtgtgtgtgtgtgtgtctctctctctctctgtgtgtgtgtgtgtgtcactgctggAGAGCAGGCTCAGAGGTGACTATTAATAGAGCTGAAATACAAAACGCAGATCAGGAATATGCGAGCGCCTGAGCCTGAGTCCACAGAGCTTTCTGTCAGGAGCCGAGAGGCGTCACCTCCTTTTTACCGTAACTCCCACTGACCCTGAGTCAGAGGAGTCATGTGatcggacacacacactgagacatgCACAGGGCCAGAGGGCAAGAAAAGATGATTCCTGACTTTTCAAAAACCTCATGACTGACACATTGAGCTGAGTCTGGATATTGATGAAGCAGCTCTTGAATGCATCATGCACTCACATGGATTATGACTGTATTAATGTTGATATCACTTTAGTGCGATGTGCACTGGTGAAGCATGAAGACGCACAAATAATCTGAAAAGCTGCTGCACTTTATTGTCATATGGTTTTGAGTAGTCTCCAATTTGTGTCATATAATAAAATCAGCCTCCTtcagctcacacagacacacacactccaaccaGCCAGGGACTCAAACCTGTGACatgcacagagctgctgctgccacctcCTCTGCTGTCGCTCTGCAGGAGGAGTTCAACTTCCGGTGCCGACGTTTACGACGAAGTCACCACACTTCCTGTCTCGGGGcagtttaaacatttttgttttgaagcTTCACAGGTGGAGCCGTTGAGAACCAGAGAGTGAAGAGATGGCGgcaaatacaaagaaaaagccAGAGAAACGTATTTTACTGGTGTAATTAGTGTTTTACTGGTGTAAACAAACCTTCATCAGGATAATAAGTATATTAATAGCTCAGGTCGAGAGTTGAAAGGATCTGCGGCCGTGCGGCTTTGGAGCCGATGGAATGTAAAGCATCGGGCCCGTGGTGAGGTCCTAATGGGATTAATCCACCCGAGCCCGCTTTGCTTCTCATAAAGTAACCGCACAATACATGTAAGTAGATTTAGCCGTGACCAACACAGCAGGTCACCGTGAAAACAATCTGCTGATCTGACATCTTAGAATTTAATTTGGCTGTTTTGAACccgagcagctgctggaggagtcgAATGAGACTCAAACACAAGAGagacttttaatttgttttcatttttagagAGATGATAAAACTAGTTAACGTcagatctttgtgtgtgtgtgtctgtgtctgtgtgtgtgtttttgtgtgtgtgtgagtgacaggggTCAGACACTCTTTGCTGCAGCCACCCGTCGACACCTAAAGgccacacgcacacatcctcaaacacacacagagcagagggaAGGTCGAGGGCTCGAGACCTTTCAGGGACCTTTCAGGAGAGAAGTCAAAGGAGCCGCCCACCTGACGCTCTGTGGTGACCAGGCCAGCAAagttcagcctgtgtgtgtgtgtgtgtgtgtgtgtgtgtgtgtgtgtgtgtgtgtctgtgtgtgtgtttgacgagGAAGGGGGAAGTCTTTGTTGTTATTGACAGTTGCTCcatgtgtgtgacagaaacCCTTTGACTACAGCTGCTG contains the following coding sequences:
- the prkcq gene encoding protein kinase C theta type, with the protein product MSPFLRIGFSSFEMDPGLAYHEEVLSPYCAVYMKEAIDTEKGQVYKQKKPTMYPPWNTTFDAHIHRGRIMNVMVKDRTAELKSEATVALDSLATRCKKENGKLEIWLELKPQGRLLMEARYYLEKSDAAGQTEGDPESEPERDGLFALHQRRGAIKQAKVHVVKCHEFSATFFPQPTFCSVCKEFVWGLNKQGYQCRQCNAAIHKKCIDKIIAKCTGSAINSKETMIHKERFKIDMPHRFRVHNYKSPTFCEHCGTLLWGLARQGLKCEECSMNVHHKCQSKVANLCGVNQKLMAEALANIESIQQARSTKDNEIIGREGPVGVGQAGIVRAPSGLIMGLPAKPSPANKEVLGISWDGPTDDSGSLAEASRQEEEPLYAVPRKDHHPKFTVEDFVLHKMLGKGSFGKVFLAELKKSGQFFAVKALKKDVVLMDDDVECTMVERRVLCLAWENPFLTHLYCTFQTKENLFFVMEYLNGGDLMFHIQSVRKFDQHRATFYAAEIICGLQFLHSKGIIYRDLKLDNVLLDSEGHIKIADFGMCKENMHDDLRTSTFCGTPDYIAPEILLGQKYNSAVDWWSFGVLLYEMLIGHSPFHGRDEEELFQSIRTDNPVYPCSLHKDSKDILVKLFVREPEERLGVKGNIREHDFFRTTDWDALEQRQVAPPFRPTISSPSDCSNFDKEFINEKPRLSCADRTLINSVDQTMFQNFSFVNPGVNRMAAR